A genomic region of Raphanus sativus cultivar WK10039 chromosome 6, ASM80110v3, whole genome shotgun sequence contains the following coding sequences:
- the LOC108813497 gene encoding zinc finger CCCH domain-containing protein 43, whose amino-acid sequence MIGISGSISDGVETEPVSGSPSDLNQAADVVVLSNEFQNVVLDEVSKDGKKMMSVSEGDGKALEEEVEEEDCVSEEEDESQVLLYPVRPGAEDCAFYMKTGSCKFGSTCKFNHPLPNPSKIQIAKESKVREKEEDATDKMRLMDCKYYFRTGGCKYGLTCRFNHTKPNSDLPSPPELNFLGLPIRPGEIECLFYMRNGSCKFGADCKFNHPDPTTLGGTDSPSFHGNTNGGSIGSFSPKNTFQPSSASWSSPRHSNGTAPFIPSMLSQSRGASSQTPEWNGYQATTTMYPSERSVFSTSTTYLMNNNNNSAAETSIFTPYKYQKPAEEFPERPDQPECSYYLKTGDCKFKFTCKYHHPKNRLPKQPPYALNDKGLPLRPDQVICTHYSRYGICKFGPACRFDHSIQLPDSTGSSHAVVEPPQVGANGNESDGWN is encoded by the exons atGATAGGAATCTCCGGGTCAATTTCAGACGGGGTCGAGACAGAACCTGTGTCTGGATCTCCTTCTGATCTCAATCAGGCGGCGGATGTCGTCGTCCTGAGTAACGAGTTTCAGAATGTGGTTCTGGATGAAGTTTCCAAGgatgggaagaagatgatgagtgTCTCTGAGGGTGATGGGAAAGCCCTAGAGGAAGaggtggaagaagaagattgtgtGAGCGAGGAGGAGGATGAGAGTCAAGTGTTGTTGTATCCGGTGAGGCCAGGAGCAGAGGATTGCGCCTTTTACATGAAAACAGGGAGCTGCAAGTTCGGATCCACTTGCAAATTCAACCATCCTCTTCCAAATCCCAGCAAAATCCAA attgcTAAGGAGAGTAAAGTAAGAGAAAAGGAAGAGGATGCTACTGATAAAATGAGACTCATGGATTGCAAG tATTACTTCAGGACAGGAGGTTGCAAATATGGATTAACTTGTAGATTCAACCACACTAAACCAAACTCTGATCTTCCCTCACCACCTGAGCTTAACTTCCTCGGCCTTCCCATCAGACCT GGAGAAATTGAATGTCTTTTCTACATGCGCAATGGCTCCTGTAAGTTCGGAGCTGACTGCAAATTCAATCATCCTGATCCTACAACTCTTGGAGGAACCGACTCTCCCTCTTTTCATGGTAATACCAATGGTGGATCCATCGGATCATTTTCCCCCAAAAATACATTCCAACCAAGTTCAGCATCCTGGTCTTCACCGAGGCATTCCAACGGCACTGCTCCTTTTATTCCATCCATGTTGTCTCAGAGTCGTGGAGCTTCATCTCAAACTCCCGAGTGGAATGGCTATCAG GCTACTACTACTATGTATCCATCAGAAAGGAGTGTGTTTTCTACTTCCACCACATACCttatgaacaacaacaacaactcagCAGCTGAAACAAGTATTTTCACACCATACAAATATCAAAAACCTGCTGAGGAGTTTCCAGAACGTCCGGACCAGCCTGAGTGCAGTTACTATCTCAAAACTGGGGATTGTAAGTTCAAGTTCACTTGCAAATACCATCACCCTAAGAACCGTTTGCCGAAACAGCCTCCTTATGCTCTCAATGACAAGGGCTTGCCCCTTAGGCCT GATCAAGTCATCTGCACACATTACAGTCGCTACGGCATCTGCAAATTTGGCCCAGCTTGTAGATTTGACCATTCCATCCAGCTCCCGGATTCGACAGGAAGCTCACATGCTGTGGTAGAACCTCCCCAGGTCGGTGCTAATGGGAATGAAAGTGACGGTTGGAATTGA